From a single Actinomycetota bacterium genomic region:
- the secE gene encoding preprotein translocase subunit SecE, producing MAKTSDKAQKRNIFKRISDYFAGVVTEFKRVVWPSRPEVLNSSIVVIITLIFFVAFTFLVDQAAVNVVSFIAGLGG from the coding sequence ATGGCCAAGACATCAGATAAGGCACAGAAGCGAAACATCTTCAAGCGCATTTCGGACTATTTCGCTGGAGTGGTCACGGAGTTCAAGCGTGTAGTATGGCCATCGCGCCCCGAGGTTCTAAACTCAAGCATCGTGGTCATCATCACACTGATCTTCTTTGTCGCCTTCACGTTCTTGGTCGATCAGGCTGCAGTCAATGTTGTGTCGTTCATCGCTGGATTAGGTGGCTGA